The nucleotide window GCTTATGAATACATCAAAAGCGAATTTCTTGCAGCAGAACCCGATCTGGCATCAGACGTAACGCACGGCCGTTTGTCGAAGGAAGCGGTTTGGGGACTGCTGGCCAGACTTTACCTGAATGCGGCGGTTTACCGTGATGTGTATGGAACCCCGGACTTTCAAAGGGAAGATATGAACAAAGTGATCGAGTATACGGATAAAGTGATCGCCTCTGGTAAGTATGCTTTATCGCCTGAATACTTCGCTATTTTTGATGATAACAACGATACCAACAAAGAAATCATTTTCGCGGTGGATCAACGCGCTGATCTCAACGGGCATAACCGCATGGCTTATTTTTCTCTTTCCGGCGACCAGTTCCCGCTTCCGCAATATGTTGCAGCCAATGGCACCGATGGCCCGGCCATTACTTCCGATTTTTACCGTAGCTGGGTGGATGCCTATACACCTGCAGATCCGGTAATTGATCCCCGTTTTTTTAAAGACAACCTGAAGATCAGGCCAGGTTCGGGTGATACGTGCATCCCGGCTGCTCAGTTTCATATCAATCGGGGTATCTTAAGAGGTCAGCAGTACGGCCTGATCCGAAGAAGTGGCGCTTTTGTAAAATGTGCCAATGGCGATATGCTCGTGAGCCGGCTGGCCCATGATACCCGCAACCGTCCCGATCTGCCCGTAAACTTCACCGAGCAGGTAGATTTTACAACTGCGGGTAGTAATTATCCTTCAGGCTATCGTGTTTCCAAGTATGAGTTCAGCAGAAAATCGGTAAGCGGCCGTAATTTTGGTGAAGCCAATATTGTTATATTAAGACTGGCTGATATTTACCTGATGAGAGCAGAGGCAAAGCTGCGTGCCAACAATGATGCTCCGGGCGCATTGGCAGATGTGAATACGGTAAGAGCAGCGCGTACGGCCCGTATGGCGCCACCAGCATTAAATGTCATGAACCTTGACCTTTTATTCAGGGAGCGGGGATTTGAATTATACTGGGAATGCCTGCGCCGTACCGACATGATCCGTTTCAGTAAATATGAAGATAGCTGGACAGAAAAAAGCAGTACGGATAAGCAAAAAAGGATCTTTCCTATTCCACAAACCGCTATTGACGGCGCCAGTAATGTACCGGGGTACCTTGTACAAAACCCGGGATATTAGTGCATGCGCATCACTTTATTTTTTAATATTCCTGGTATTGCCTGATAGCTGCAGCCAGGTTTATTCTATACTTACATCATGAAAAAAATTATACTAGTTATTGGCATCCAGCTGTTGGGATTACTCGGTTGGGCACAGGCGCCATTGGTGGATGACCTGGGCTACGCAGGCGGGTCTATAAAAGGTTTGAAGAAAACGCCCGGAGCCCTTGATTTTATTGTAATGGGCGACTGGGGCCGCAACGGTGAAAACTACCAGAAACAGGTAGCAGCCGGTATGGGTAAAGCGGCGCACGATCTCGATGCTTCTTTCGTGATAGCTACCGGTGATAACTTCTATCCCTACGGCGTACAAAGCACGCAGGATTATCACTGGATCAGCTCATTCGAAACCATCTATAACGCCCAATCGCTGCATGTAAAATGGTTCCCGGTACTGGGCAACCACGATTATGCCAGTAACCCCGATGCACAGGTAGCTTACAGCGCTATCAGCAGCAGGTGGCATATGCCGGCCCGATACTACAGCCAAACTTACAAGGCCGACACCAGCAAAGTCTTACTTTTATTCATTGATACAGACCCGATGGAAAAAGAAATGAGGGGTGAGCGATACGATGGTATCAAATATGTACAGGGTGCGGTAAAAACGCAATTGAACTGGATCGACAGCATGCTGACCAACAGCAATGCCCGCTGGAAGATTATAATAGGTCACCACCCCTTGTACACCGGGGGCTGGCGGAAAGACAGGCAGGATACGAAAAACATGCGCCATTTACTGGAACCTGTGTTCCGTAAACATAAAGTGAACATTTATATAGCAGGCCACGAGCACCACCAGGAATACATTAAGCCCGATGGCCCCACCCATTATATTATTTCGGGTGCTGCATCGGAAGCCAGGCCTGCAGGTTTATATCCAAAATACGGTAAGTTTGTTTCCACGGCACAGGGCTTTGCCACATTTTCGATAACTCCCGAAAAAGCAATCATACAGTTTATTAATTATAAAGACGAAATCATTAATGAAACGGTCATTCCTAAACAATAAGGTAGTTAGTTCTGGCTTGCTATGCCTGGCACTCAACTTAATATTCCTATCACCGGCCATAGCACAAAAAAAGCAACCCACTCCTACTACAGCTGCCGCGCATTCACATAACGATTACCTGCAGAAATTCCCCTTCTGGCTGGCATACCATGAAGGATTTGGCTCTATTGAAGCAGATGTCTTTCTGAAAGAAGGTAAGCTGATGGTGGCACATACCGCCGGGGAGATAGAAAAAGAGCGAACACTGGAAACCCTTTATTTGAAGCCGCTGAAAAAAGTGATTGATCAAAATAATGGACGGGTATATGCCGGTAGTTCACGCATCCTGCAATTATTAATCGATCTGAAAACAGAAGCGGTTCCCACGCTAAAAGCATTGCTGGATGAATTATCGCAGTATCCTTCATTGACGGGGTCTAAAACATTGCATATCGTGATCACCGGTAACCGTCCACCCATTGAAAGTTATAAGCAGTACCCATCATGGCTGTTATTTGATGGAGACCTGACAAGTACTTATAACCCGGATGCTTTAAAAAAAGTAGCGCTGTTCAGCGACAATTTTGCCCGCTACTCAAAATGGAATGGTAAAGGGCGATTGCCTGAAGCCGAAAAGCTGAAACTGGAGGCCGCAATATCGAAAGCACATGCACAACAAAAAAAGATCCGCTTCTGGAATGCCCCCGACATCGTCAACAGCTGGTACAGCTACCTGGATATGGGCGTAGACTTTATCAATACCGATCATATAGAATTGCTATCTCAATTCCTAGAAACGCTGCCCAACCGTTATTATGTGGCAGATGCAACACATGTGGCTTATCAGCCTGCTTACCGTAATGACGGCCTGGATAAGCCGGTAAAAAACCTGATTATTTTGATCGGTGATGGTACCGGGCTGGCACAATGGTATGCGGGCTATACCGCCAACAACCAGTCATTGAATGTATTTAATATGATGCAGATCGGGTTATCCAAAACCAGTTCTTACGATAACTATATAACCGATTCTGCGCCGGGCGCCACGGCAATATCTTCAGGTTACAAGGGTAATAACCGTTCCGTAGGCGTAGATCATACCGGTGTAGCCCGTCCTTCCTTAACAGAACTGGTTGCCAGGCAGGGATGGAAAACGGGCATCATCACCAGCGGGGATATGCGGGATGCAACGCCTGCAGCTTTTTATGGCCATCGCGCCGAGCGCAGCAACTTCCCCGGCATGTTGCAAGACCTGGTTAATGCGCCGGTAGATATACTGGCAGGCGCGGGTGCCATTCAAAAAGATCCGGCCTATACCGACTTAGTCAAAAAATTCAATGTGTCAACCTCCCTTGCCGGCACCGGCTGGTCACAAACTAAACCGATCATTATTGCGGATAGTATTGCAGCAATACGAACATCGAAAGGCCGTAAAAATTGGTCATTACAGGTTTTTGAAAAAAGCCTGCAACGTTTGTCGAAGAATAAAAGCGGATTCTTATTGATGCTGGAAGGAGCACAAATTGATCATGGGGGACATGCCAATGTATTGCCGGATGTGGTTACAGAACTAAAAGACTTTGATCAAATAGTAGGCGCCGCCATGCGCTTTGCCGACAGCAATGGTGAAACCCTGGTAATTGTAACAGGCGATCATGAAACCGGCGGCCTTACATTAACCGCAGGCGATTATAACCGCAACTTTATCAGCGGGCAATTTTCTACGGGCGATCATACAGCGATACCGGTTCCGGTTTTTGCCTACGGACCACAATCGCAGTTGTTTCGCGGCGTGTATGAAAACACTGCTATATTTCATAAAATACTCAAGGCGCTCAGCTTTGATAAATAAGTACCTGATGTTTTGGTTTAAAACGCAACTGGCGGCAACTAAATAGTTGCCGCCAGCTTTTTGATGCAGGGTATGATCAACGCCATAAAAGCGAGAATAGCCCCTATGGTACGTACCAGGTTCAGCCTGTTCCAACGCACTTCAAATTTTTGGCGGAACTGCTCCAGTTCAGCTCCCGTAGCAGTTGTAAGATCCAGCCGTGCCAGCTCCT belongs to Niabella yanshanensis and includes:
- a CDS encoding RagB/SusD family nutrient uptake outer membrane protein — encoded protein: MKTIISTISLCVITAALLLAGCTKLNENILDESSAGGQTEKETAEGFIAPVYATLPNLFLHTNYLAVQEISTDEAILPYRGGTDWGDNGIYIALHSHNFGTTDAPGRNTWNFLTQGISRCVSAISVLPTSTFASAKTFLAEARAMRAYYSMVMLDIFGVVFIKENPNDFSRVARGAEAYEYIKSEFLAAEPDLASDVTHGRLSKEAVWGLLARLYLNAAVYRDVYGTPDFQREDMNKVIEYTDKVIASGKYALSPEYFAIFDDNNDTNKEIIFAVDQRADLNGHNRMAYFSLSGDQFPLPQYVAANGTDGPAITSDFYRSWVDAYTPADPVIDPRFFKDNLKIRPGSGDTCIPAAQFHINRGILRGQQYGLIRRSGAFVKCANGDMLVSRLAHDTRNRPDLPVNFTEQVDFTTAGSNYPSGYRVSKYEFSRKSVSGRNFGEANIVILRLADIYLMRAEAKLRANNDAPGALADVNTVRAARTARMAPPALNVMNLDLLFRERGFELYWECLRRTDMIRFSKYEDSWTEKSSTDKQKRIFPIPQTAIDGASNVPGYLVQNPGY
- a CDS encoding metallophosphoesterase, with product MKKIILVIGIQLLGLLGWAQAPLVDDLGYAGGSIKGLKKTPGALDFIVMGDWGRNGENYQKQVAAGMGKAAHDLDASFVIATGDNFYPYGVQSTQDYHWISSFETIYNAQSLHVKWFPVLGNHDYASNPDAQVAYSAISSRWHMPARYYSQTYKADTSKVLLLFIDTDPMEKEMRGERYDGIKYVQGAVKTQLNWIDSMLTNSNARWKIIIGHHPLYTGGWRKDRQDTKNMRHLLEPVFRKHKVNIYIAGHEHHQEYIKPDGPTHYIISGAASEARPAGLYPKYGKFVSTAQGFATFSITPEKAIIQFINYKDEIINETVIPKQ
- a CDS encoding alkaline phosphatase, with protein sequence MKRSFLNNKVVSSGLLCLALNLIFLSPAIAQKKQPTPTTAAAHSHNDYLQKFPFWLAYHEGFGSIEADVFLKEGKLMVAHTAGEIEKERTLETLYLKPLKKVIDQNNGRVYAGSSRILQLLIDLKTEAVPTLKALLDELSQYPSLTGSKTLHIVITGNRPPIESYKQYPSWLLFDGDLTSTYNPDALKKVALFSDNFARYSKWNGKGRLPEAEKLKLEAAISKAHAQQKKIRFWNAPDIVNSWYSYLDMGVDFINTDHIELLSQFLETLPNRYYVADATHVAYQPAYRNDGLDKPVKNLIILIGDGTGLAQWYAGYTANNQSLNVFNMMQIGLSKTSSYDNYITDSAPGATAISSGYKGNNRSVGVDHTGVARPSLTELVARQGWKTGIITSGDMRDATPAAFYGHRAERSNFPGMLQDLVNAPVDILAGAGAIQKDPAYTDLVKKFNVSTSLAGTGWSQTKPIIIADSIAAIRTSKGRKNWSLQVFEKSLQRLSKNKSGFLLMLEGAQIDHGGHANVLPDVVTELKDFDQIVGAAMRFADSNGETLVIVTGDHETGGLTLTAGDYNRNFISGQFSTGDHTAIPVPVFAYGPQSQLFRGVYENTAIFHKILKALSFDK